Proteins encoded together in one Ralstonia insidiosa window:
- a CDS encoding HpcH/HpaI aldolase family protein encodes MQRNRFKAQLLARKQQLGIWSMLASSNVVEVLTQSDYDWILLDTEHAPNEVPMVLDQLRTVAQTTMSAVVRPNTNDAVVLKRLLDIGAQTVLVPMVDTADDARRAAAAVRYPPLGIRGVSLATRANRYGRDADYGQRANEEVCLLVQLETPKALENLESIAAVDGIDGIFVGPADLAATMGHLGNVRHAAVQAAIHDARERAHRCGKPIGILMADPELNARYIADGFDYVAVATDISLMRSGAEAALKQARSHQR; translated from the coding sequence ATGCAGCGCAACCGGTTCAAGGCACAGTTGCTCGCCCGCAAGCAGCAACTCGGCATCTGGAGCATGCTGGCCTCCAGCAATGTCGTTGAAGTCCTGACGCAGTCTGACTACGACTGGATTCTCCTCGACACCGAGCACGCACCCAACGAGGTGCCGATGGTGCTGGACCAGTTGCGCACGGTGGCCCAGACGACGATGTCGGCAGTGGTCCGGCCGAACACGAACGATGCGGTAGTGCTCAAGCGCCTGCTCGACATTGGCGCGCAGACGGTGCTGGTGCCCATGGTGGATACGGCGGACGACGCACGGCGCGCCGCTGCGGCAGTGCGCTATCCGCCGCTGGGCATTCGGGGGGTGTCGCTGGCCACACGCGCCAACCGCTACGGGCGCGATGCCGACTACGGCCAGCGCGCCAACGAGGAGGTCTGCCTGCTCGTGCAACTGGAGACACCCAAGGCCCTGGAGAACCTCGAGTCCATCGCCGCGGTGGACGGCATCGACGGCATCTTCGTCGGGCCGGCCGACCTGGCCGCCACGATGGGGCACCTGGGTAACGTCCGGCATGCGGCAGTGCAGGCTGCCATCCATGACGCCCGCGAGCGCGCTCACCGTTGCGGCAAGCCGATCGGCATCCTGATGGCCGATCCGGAGCTGAATGCCCGCTATATCGCCGACGGCTTCGACTACGTGGCCGTGGCCACCGACATCAGCCTGATGCGCAGCGGTGCCGAGGCGGCACTCAAGCAGGCACGGTCACATCAACGCTAA
- a CDS encoding glucarate dehydratase family protein: MKITAVRVTPIAISDPPLLNASGVHEPFALRSIIEVETDNGLVGLGETYGDKPVLEGLLRVKDSLIGLSPFDLNGLWQRVAAAGAPVSQGVELDVAPGSAASKGDRKVFGGFEVAFVDLQARSLGIPVHALLGGAVRRKVPFSAYLFFKFASDVDPSYKPDAWGPALNAEQMVEQARKMIDEYGFGSIKLKAGALEPEVEVACLKALKRAFPNHPLRIDPNANWSLETASRMAELLQGDLEYYEDPTPGLEGMAALHKATGLPLATNMVVTDMDEFRRNVSRNGVQIVLSDHHYWGGLRATQTLAAMCETFGLGLSMHSNSHLGISLMAMTHLAAAVPNLTYACDTHYPWQDDEVLKGGKIAIEGGCVSVTDAPGLGVEIDQDALATLHEQYLRCGITNRDDVSQMRKFRPDWTRKKPRY, translated from the coding sequence ATGAAGATCACCGCCGTCCGCGTCACTCCCATCGCCATCAGCGATCCGCCTCTGCTCAACGCCAGCGGCGTGCACGAGCCGTTTGCACTGCGCTCCATCATCGAGGTGGAGACTGACAACGGGCTCGTCGGCCTGGGCGAAACCTACGGCGACAAGCCGGTGCTCGAAGGCCTGCTGCGCGTGAAGGATTCCCTCATCGGACTGAGCCCGTTTGACCTGAACGGTCTGTGGCAGCGTGTGGCGGCGGCAGGTGCTCCGGTGTCGCAGGGCGTCGAACTGGACGTCGCGCCGGGCTCCGCGGCCAGCAAGGGGGATCGCAAGGTGTTCGGCGGGTTCGAGGTGGCGTTCGTGGATCTGCAAGCGCGCTCGCTCGGCATTCCCGTGCACGCGCTGCTGGGTGGCGCCGTGCGTCGCAAGGTGCCGTTTTCCGCCTACCTGTTCTTCAAGTTCGCCAGCGATGTCGACCCGTCGTACAAGCCCGACGCGTGGGGCCCCGCGCTCAACGCCGAGCAGATGGTCGAACAGGCCCGCAAGATGATCGACGAGTACGGTTTCGGCAGCATCAAGCTCAAGGCCGGCGCGCTGGAGCCCGAGGTGGAGGTGGCGTGCCTGAAGGCGCTCAAGCGCGCCTTCCCCAACCACCCGCTGCGTATCGACCCGAACGCCAACTGGTCATTGGAGACGGCCAGCCGCATGGCCGAGCTTCTGCAGGGCGACCTGGAGTATTACGAAGACCCCACCCCGGGCCTGGAGGGCATGGCTGCACTGCACAAGGCCACCGGCCTGCCGCTGGCAACCAACATGGTGGTGACCGACATGGACGAGTTCCGCCGCAACGTGTCACGCAATGGTGTGCAGATCGTGCTGTCTGACCACCACTACTGGGGCGGCCTGCGCGCCACGCAGACGCTGGCGGCGATGTGCGAGACCTTCGGACTGGGCCTGTCGATGCACTCCAACTCGCACCTGGGCATCAGCCTGATGGCGATGACGCATCTGGCCGCCGCCGTACCCAATCTGACCTACGCTTGTGACACGCACTACCCGTGGCAGGACGACGAAGTGCTCAAGGGCGGCAAGATCGCCATTGAGGGTGGTTGCGTGAGCGTGACCGACGCGCCGGGCCTGGGCGTCGAGATTGACCAGGATGCGCTGGCCACCCTGCACGAGCAGTACCTGCGCTGCGGCATCACCAACCGCGACGATGTCTCGCAGATGCGCAAGTTCCGCCCCGACTGGACACGCAAAAAGCCGCGCTACTGA
- a CDS encoding NAD-dependent epimerase/dehydratase family protein encodes MGINDKAGGTAAQGKPFKRLLLTGAAGNLGRQLRGALAAWADVVRVSDIAPLGELAAHEEGAVVDLADRQAVLALLEGVDAVVHLGGISVEAPFDDLMQANILGLYNLYAAAQKQGVKRVVYASSNHAMGFHPVTSVLDIDAPLRPDCLYGVTKCFGEALSRYYFDRFGLETVCLRIGSSFEAPKNPRMLVTYLSYRDFIELVRCSLFTNRVGHAIVYGVSDNRIKWGDNTKAGFLGFRPQDSSAQFEHLFPAVAPTTDLDDPTQRFQGGPFVLAGPMEPK; translated from the coding sequence ATGGGAATCAACGACAAAGCAGGCGGCACGGCCGCACAAGGCAAGCCATTCAAGCGGCTGCTGCTGACCGGCGCTGCCGGCAATCTCGGCCGGCAACTGCGCGGCGCACTGGCAGCCTGGGCAGATGTGGTTCGCGTGAGCGACATTGCCCCGCTGGGCGAGCTGGCTGCGCACGAAGAGGGCGCGGTCGTCGACCTGGCGGACCGTCAAGCCGTGCTCGCCCTGCTCGAAGGCGTGGATGCAGTCGTGCACCTGGGCGGTATCTCGGTCGAGGCGCCGTTCGATGATCTGATGCAGGCCAACATCCTCGGTCTGTACAACCTGTATGCGGCTGCGCAAAAGCAAGGCGTGAAGCGCGTTGTCTACGCCAGCTCGAACCATGCGATGGGCTTCCATCCCGTCACCTCCGTGCTGGATATCGATGCGCCGCTGCGCCCCGATTGCCTGTACGGCGTGACCAAGTGCTTTGGCGAAGCGCTGTCGCGCTACTACTTCGATCGCTTCGGCCTGGAGACCGTGTGCCTGCGCATCGGCTCGTCGTTCGAGGCGCCGAAGAACCCGCGCATGCTGGTCACCTACCTGAGCTATCGCGATTTCATTGAGCTGGTGCGCTGTTCGTTGTTCACCAACCGTGTCGGCCATGCCATCGTGTATGGCGTGTCGGACAACCGCATCAAGTGGGGGGACAACACCAAGGCCGGTTTTCTGGGCTTCCGCCCGCAGGACAGCTCAGCCCAGTTCGAACATCTGTTCCCGGCCGTTGCACCCACCACCGATCTCGACGACCCGACGCAGCGTTTTCAGGGCGGACCGTTCGTGCTCGCCGGGCCGATGGAGCCAAAGTGA
- a CDS encoding porin translates to MKTKLSCAAGAVAAMCATVNVHAQSSVTLYGVIDNTVEAVRTTGANKVGGNVPMAVKDSSNSSLWGLRGNEDLGNGLSAIFQIEYGFNADTGSGPSGRDQFVGLRSDKLGTVQMGLMTTPMRGLGGKLNFIPGSTSIANNIGIMTTLNGTQTNLNARLANTIEYTTPDILGGLSAQVVYSPGEGGVGPTNSSVGGSAGKPINGMYAWGAGTQYANGPIYAAYAYETRRGQALLGAGAGLSGAASAGMGVAAAGYSNDYEHRVAVRYEAKWLSAGSTNFSVGWDRLGSKGIFGTGASTGSGETYRDAFSVSVMQKVGAQDFIFSYSVARPLKCSGAAQFGQCSDAQREHTGAQQMVFAYHYWLSQRTMLQAYVSRIHNGSFATYDYDVNPVVTAVASRTPGGSPIGVGLGIRHSF, encoded by the coding sequence TTGAAGACGAAACTCTCTTGCGCAGCGGGCGCGGTGGCGGCGATGTGTGCGACCGTCAACGTGCATGCACAGAGTTCGGTGACGCTGTATGGGGTGATCGACAACACGGTCGAGGCTGTTCGCACCACGGGCGCCAACAAGGTGGGCGGCAACGTGCCGATGGCGGTGAAGGATTCCAGCAACAGCTCGCTGTGGGGCCTGCGCGGCAATGAGGATCTGGGTAACGGTCTGTCGGCCATCTTCCAGATTGAATACGGCTTCAATGCCGACACGGGTTCCGGCCCCAGCGGGCGTGACCAGTTCGTCGGCCTGCGCAGCGATAAGCTCGGCACGGTACAGATGGGTCTGATGACAACGCCGATGCGCGGCCTGGGCGGCAAGCTCAACTTTATTCCGGGCAGCACGTCGATTGCCAACAACATTGGCATCATGACTACGCTCAACGGCACGCAAACCAACCTGAACGCGCGCCTGGCCAACACCATTGAATACACCACGCCCGACATACTGGGCGGATTGAGCGCGCAGGTGGTGTATTCGCCGGGCGAGGGCGGCGTCGGCCCCACCAACAGCAGTGTGGGTGGCAGCGCGGGCAAGCCGATCAACGGCATGTATGCATGGGGCGCCGGGACGCAGTACGCGAACGGCCCGATCTACGCGGCCTATGCTTACGAAACGCGACGTGGCCAGGCATTGCTGGGCGCGGGCGCAGGCCTCTCGGGTGCAGCCAGCGCAGGCATGGGGGTCGCCGCAGCAGGCTACTCGAACGATTACGAACACCGCGTGGCCGTACGCTACGAAGCGAAGTGGCTGTCAGCAGGCTCGACCAACTTTTCGGTGGGCTGGGATCGGCTGGGCTCCAAGGGCATCTTTGGCACGGGCGCATCCACTGGCAGCGGTGAGACCTACCGTGACGCCTTCAGCGTGTCGGTCATGCAGAAGGTCGGCGCGCAGGATTTCATCTTCAGCTACTCGGTGGCGCGCCCGCTTAAATGCTCTGGCGCGGCGCAGTTCGGCCAGTGCTCGGATGCGCAGCGTGAGCACACTGGCGCCCAGCAGATGGTGTTTGCTTACCACTACTGGCTGTCGCAGCGCACCATGTTGCAGGCCTACGTCAGCCGCATTCACAACGGCTCGTTTGCCACCTATGACTATGACGTGAACCCGGTTGTCACTGCGGTGGCAAGCCGTACACCGGGCGGGTCGCCAATCGGTGTGGGTCTGGGTATCCGCCACTCCTTCTAA
- a CDS encoding ABC transporter ATP-binding protein — MASVTLDAIDKRFGDQHIIKNVSVDIRDGEFCVLVGPSGSGKSTLLRIIAGLEEVSGGTVRIGGRDVTQLHPKERDIAMVFQSYALYPQLTVRENMGFSLKLAKRPKAEIDAIVNEIARSLALDKLLDRYPRQLSGGQRQRVAMGRAIVRKPSVFLFDEPLSNLDAALRHHVRAEIREMYERMRTTCVYVTHDQVEAMTLADRIVVLRDGRVEQVGTPVELYDRPVNRFVAQFIGSPAINFFEGVAKVRGDQAAIRCAEGIEIALPDRAPVHDGQEIVCGVRPEHIRIGADDGAQDIRVNARVKSGEFYGAETLLVCDTPVGALAATGRDRQAYGLQHGAQASLSIPAAHLHLFDRTTELRLN, encoded by the coding sequence ATGGCTTCCGTGACCCTGGACGCAATCGACAAGCGTTTTGGTGACCAGCACATCATCAAGAACGTCTCGGTAGACATCCGCGACGGTGAATTCTGCGTGCTCGTGGGCCCGAGCGGCTCGGGCAAGTCGACGCTGTTGCGCATCATCGCCGGCCTGGAGGAAGTGTCGGGCGGCACCGTGCGCATCGGCGGGCGTGACGTCACGCAACTGCACCCGAAGGAGCGTGACATCGCGATGGTCTTCCAGAGCTACGCGCTGTATCCGCAACTGACCGTGCGCGAGAACATGGGCTTCAGCCTGAAGCTCGCCAAGCGGCCGAAAGCAGAGATCGATGCCATCGTGAATGAGATCGCGCGTTCGCTGGCGCTCGACAAGTTGCTGGACCGCTATCCGCGCCAGCTCTCTGGCGGACAGCGCCAGCGCGTGGCCATGGGGCGCGCCATTGTGCGTAAGCCGTCGGTGTTCCTGTTCGACGAGCCGCTCTCCAACCTGGATGCCGCGCTGCGTCACCACGTGCGTGCGGAGATCCGCGAGATGTACGAGCGCATGCGCACCACCTGTGTGTATGTGACGCACGACCAGGTCGAGGCCATGACGCTGGCCGACCGCATCGTCGTGTTGCGCGATGGCCGTGTCGAGCAGGTCGGCACGCCGGTCGAGCTGTATGACCGCCCGGTGAACCGGTTCGTCGCGCAGTTCATCGGCTCACCGGCCATCAACTTTTTCGAGGGCGTGGCCAAGGTGCGTGGTGACCAGGCCGCCATCCGCTGCGCGGAGGGCATCGAGATTGCACTGCCGGACCGCGCCCCCGTGCACGATGGCCAGGAGATCGTCTGTGGCGTCCGCCCCGAGCACATCCGCATTGGTGCGGACGATGGGGCGCAGGACATCCGGGTGAACGCCCGCGTGAAGAGCGGCGAGTTTTACGGCGCCGAGACGCTGCTCGTCTGTGACACCCCGGTCGGCGCACTTGCCGCAACCGGGCGCGACCGCCAGGCCTATGGCCTGCAGCACGGCGCGCAAGCCAGTCTCAGCATTCCGGCGGCGCATTTGCATCTGTTCGATCGCACGACTGAACTGCGGTTGAACTGA
- a CDS encoding carbohydrate ABC transporter permease, with translation MSAKPIVSGQPVAMAPAQSGVRLSGVAGTAVRWLLYAVVVAVFAGPYWAMIATAFNADTVQPGQLQLWPSHPSLKHFVYAWSEAGAWRNLLNSCVVVVGGLALQMTVSALAAYALARKKFVGAGIVSLLFLSTMMLPEEVIAIPLYLVLGKLPVVHASLLNSYLGMILPVAGWAFSIFVLTEFMKAVPMELEEAARIDGASEWQIFFNVVLPLVKPALGTTAIFGFLMIWDQYLLPLIVVNRETLYTLPVVLASLRTDEHISPNVFIAVTLLAMIPSVGLYLGLQKHFQRGLTSGALKG, from the coding sequence ATGAGCGCTAAACCGATCGTTTCCGGGCAACCCGTTGCCATGGCGCCTGCGCAATCCGGCGTTCGGCTTTCGGGGGTGGCCGGTACGGCTGTCCGCTGGCTGCTGTACGCAGTGGTCGTGGCTGTGTTTGCCGGCCCGTACTGGGCAATGATCGCCACCGCTTTCAATGCCGATACCGTGCAGCCGGGCCAGCTCCAGTTGTGGCCGTCGCACCCGTCGCTCAAGCATTTCGTCTATGCGTGGAGCGAGGCTGGCGCGTGGCGCAATCTGCTGAATTCTTGCGTGGTGGTGGTGGGCGGCCTGGCATTGCAGATGACCGTCAGCGCGTTGGCGGCCTATGCACTGGCCCGCAAGAAGTTTGTCGGCGCGGGCATCGTGAGCCTGTTGTTCCTGTCGACCATGATGCTGCCGGAAGAGGTCATCGCCATTCCGTTGTACCTCGTGCTCGGCAAGCTGCCGGTGGTGCACGCGAGCCTGTTGAACTCCTACCTCGGGATGATCCTGCCGGTGGCCGGCTGGGCGTTCTCGATCTTCGTGCTGACCGAGTTCATGAAGGCCGTGCCGATGGAGCTGGAAGAGGCCGCGCGCATCGACGGCGCAAGCGAGTGGCAGATCTTCTTCAACGTTGTGCTGCCGCTGGTCAAGCCGGCACTGGGCACCACGGCCATCTTCGGTTTCCTGATGATCTGGGACCAATACCTGCTGCCGCTCATCGTGGTCAACCGCGAGACGCTGTACACGCTGCCCGTGGTGCTGGCCTCGCTGCGCACGGACGAACACATTTCGCCCAACGTCTTCATCGCCGTCACGCTGCTGGCAATGATTCCCAGCGTGGGGCTCTACCTTGGCCTTCAGAAGCACTTCCAGCGCGGGCTGACGTCCGGCGCGTTGAAGGGCTGA
- a CDS encoding ABC transporter substrate-binding protein — MKITRERTRLFARLMASGAACAALLGFASHVQAQTTLRVWTRSNPDARTTYDNIAAAFTKKTGIKVEYFNAMTDYEQRLSRAIAGNDLPDVIINDSSSLGLMMKTGVATEIDRAGFPGGADIQDRAWQGAQGYNGKYYAVPVSVQSFVFFIRKDWREKLGLPQPKSWDDMAKLAKAFTTMQPAGAGKPVYGFTFPASATRGYTTWFMSSFLWQAGGDFIRPDGKGKFRGALDEPAAAKTVAYFRQMLCTDKVTQPGAINATTADAIASFRSGQTGIFFSGPYHIAVVDQEPGRDKIEVVAPPPGPAGKADSLGEGELAYVTRSANKQAALSYIAFLTSPEGQKLGMHPGGFPVVRLPVNKTVDAGKVYNDPRWQTVETVYEKSAHYAPAIPDWMSMRQLTADGLNRILANCSSDIDAGLKDLNKKVNQELARQRVAAN; from the coding sequence ATGAAGATCACCAGGGAACGCACGCGCCTGTTTGCGCGGCTGATGGCATCTGGCGCGGCATGCGCGGCACTGCTCGGATTCGCATCGCACGTGCAGGCGCAGACCACGCTGCGTGTCTGGACGCGCTCCAACCCGGATGCGCGCACGACCTACGACAACATCGCAGCCGCGTTCACCAAGAAGACCGGCATCAAGGTCGAGTACTTCAATGCGATGACGGACTACGAGCAGCGTCTGTCGCGCGCCATTGCCGGCAATGACTTGCCCGACGTCATCATCAACGACAGCTCGTCGCTGGGTCTGATGATGAAGACCGGTGTGGCTACCGAGATCGACCGGGCGGGCTTCCCCGGCGGCGCCGATATCCAGGACCGTGCCTGGCAGGGCGCGCAGGGCTACAACGGCAAGTACTACGCGGTGCCGGTGTCGGTGCAGTCGTTCGTGTTCTTCATCCGCAAGGACTGGCGCGAGAAGCTCGGCTTGCCGCAGCCGAAGTCGTGGGATGACATGGCGAAGCTGGCCAAGGCCTTCACCACGATGCAACCGGCAGGCGCCGGCAAACCGGTCTACGGCTTTACGTTCCCCGCCTCGGCCACGCGTGGTTACACCACGTGGTTCATGAGCAGTTTCCTGTGGCAGGCGGGTGGCGATTTCATCCGCCCGGATGGCAAGGGCAAGTTCCGCGGCGCGCTGGATGAGCCCGCCGCCGCCAAGACCGTCGCCTACTTCCGCCAGATGCTGTGCACCGACAAGGTGACGCAGCCGGGCGCCATCAACGCCACCACGGCCGATGCCATCGCCAGCTTCCGTTCCGGCCAGACGGGCATCTTCTTCAGTGGCCCGTATCACATCGCAGTCGTGGATCAGGAGCCGGGCCGCGACAAGATCGAGGTGGTTGCACCGCCGCCGGGCCCGGCCGGCAAAGCGGACAGCCTGGGCGAAGGCGAGTTGGCGTATGTCACGCGTTCGGCCAACAAGCAGGCGGCGCTGTCATACATCGCGTTCCTCACGTCGCCGGAAGGGCAGAAGTTGGGCATGCATCCGGGCGGTTTTCCGGTGGTGCGCCTGCCGGTCAACAAGACGGTTGATGCCGGCAAGGTCTACAACGACCCGCGCTGGCAGACGGTCGAAACCGTGTACGAGAAGAGCGCGCACTACGCACCTGCCATTCCTGACTGGATGAGCATGCGCCAGCTCACGGCCGACGGCCTGAACCGCATCCTGGCCAACTGCAGCAGCGATATCGATGCCGGCCTGAAAGACCTGAACAAGAAGGTCAACCAGGAACTGGCCCGCCAGCGCGTGGCTGCAAACTGA
- a CDS encoding SDR family NAD(P)-dependent oxidoreductase, protein MHTQFDFHGKLAVVTGASGAIGAAIAREFHRAGAHVVATGRNRQALDALSKSLGERCDIVMGDMADGAHRQAIIDRSAERGGIDVLVNNAGMTQTKRPTADGTLTDFDEIVSVNLRAMYALSLDVIRGWIGRAHPGVVVNVSSPGAQRAHRNNAIYDISKGGVDAMTRCLAVDFGHHGIRVNAIAPAQIPHSHTKNVDPAAARGLPLPRHGLAEEAARPVLFLASSAASFITGHVLPVDGGLLAQLRMPATA, encoded by the coding sequence ATGCACACTCAGTTCGATTTCCACGGCAAGTTGGCTGTCGTGACCGGCGCCAGCGGCGCGATCGGCGCAGCCATCGCGCGCGAATTCCACCGTGCCGGCGCGCACGTGGTCGCCACCGGCCGCAATCGCCAAGCACTCGATGCCCTGAGCAAGAGCCTGGGTGAGCGCTGCGACATCGTCATGGGTGACATGGCGGATGGTGCGCATCGCCAGGCCATCATCGACCGCTCGGCAGAGCGTGGCGGCATCGACGTGCTGGTCAACAACGCCGGCATGACCCAGACCAAGAGGCCAACGGCAGACGGCACGCTCACGGATTTCGACGAGATCGTCTCCGTCAACCTCCGTGCCATGTACGCGCTCAGCCTGGATGTGATCCGCGGCTGGATCGGGCGCGCGCATCCGGGGGTCGTGGTGAACGTGTCGTCGCCGGGGGCGCAGCGTGCGCACCGCAACAACGCAATCTACGACATCAGCAAGGGCGGCGTGGATGCCATGACGCGCTGTCTGGCAGTGGACTTCGGCCACCACGGTATTCGCGTGAACGCGATTGCGCCGGCACAGATTCCGCATTCCCACACGAAGAACGTCGACCCGGCTGCCGCACGCGGCTTGCCGCTGCCCCGTCATGGGTTGGCGGAAGAGGCTGCGCGGCCGGTGCTGTTTCTGGCGTCCAGCGCAGCGTCGTTCATCACCGGGCATGTGTTGCCCGTTGATGGCGGCCTGCTCGCGCAGTTGCGGATGCCCGCCACCGCGTAA
- a CDS encoding SMP-30/gluconolactonase/LRE family protein, with the protein MHVVSQARIERIDEGYAPATVGESPVWRAQEDALYWVDIPAQRIVRQHVALGVRTEWALPEKVACFAFCRHGGLVAGLETGLFAVALPEPAPADGATPAYARKLAAPVFPVPGMRFNDGRCDRQGRFWSGTMVQDMAAANPAGALFCLDTQGRLSAPVVDQLIVQNGLAWSPDGTTMYLSDSHPQRRLIWAFDYDTETGTPSRRRVFADLHSYVGRPDGAAVDADGCYWICANDAGAVLRFTPQGVLDRRIDLPAIKPAMCAFGGTDLDTLFITSIRPATGATEHDGHVFAVRPGVGGLAEAEYAGVL; encoded by the coding sequence ATGCACGTGGTTTCGCAAGCACGTATCGAGCGCATTGACGAGGGGTACGCACCAGCCACGGTCGGTGAGAGCCCGGTCTGGCGTGCCCAGGAAGACGCGCTGTACTGGGTCGATATTCCCGCGCAGCGCATCGTGCGGCAGCACGTGGCCTTGGGAGTGCGCACGGAGTGGGCGCTGCCGGAGAAGGTTGCGTGTTTTGCGTTCTGCCGCCATGGCGGGTTGGTGGCCGGATTGGAGACGGGCCTGTTTGCCGTCGCGTTGCCAGAACCGGCGCCTGCCGATGGCGCAACGCCGGCCTACGCACGCAAGCTTGCCGCACCGGTGTTCCCCGTGCCGGGCATGCGCTTCAACGACGGCCGCTGTGATCGCCAGGGCCGCTTCTGGTCGGGCACGATGGTGCAGGACATGGCTGCCGCCAACCCGGCCGGCGCACTGTTCTGCCTGGACACGCAGGGGCGGTTGTCGGCGCCCGTGGTTGATCAGTTGATTGTGCAGAACGGGCTGGCGTGGTCGCCCGATGGCACGACGATGTATCTGTCCGATTCGCACCCGCAGCGCCGGCTGATCTGGGCGTTCGACTACGACACCGAGACCGGCACGCCCAGCCGCCGCCGCGTCTTTGCCGATCTGCATAGCTACGTAGGGCGCCCCGATGGCGCCGCGGTTGATGCCGATGGCTGTTATTGGATCTGCGCGAACGATGCCGGCGCGGTGCTGCGCTTCACGCCGCAGGGTGTGCTGGATCGCAGGATCGATCTGCCGGCCATCAAGCCGGCCATGTGTGCATTCGGCGGGACCGATCTCGACACGCTGTTCATCACGTCAATCCGCCCGGCCACCGGTGCCACTGAGCACGACGGGCATGTCTTCGCCGTCCGCCCAGGCGTGGGAGGGTTGGCCGAGGCGGAATACGCGGGGGTGCTATGA
- a CDS encoding carbohydrate ABC transporter permease, with protein MKRNARGLATRHPIVPWLFLLPAIAVFVTFKFVPMLRGLEMSFYQVHFGSDWQWVGLENFERAFADSDLHAAVVQTALYVAVSVIASAAIAFFLALALEGPARHLRIIRTAMFLPAVTSAAVVAQIWQILLAPTPEGIGNTILGWFGVAPAGFFSDPDLALGSLIAMQIWKTVPYDMMIFIAGLTGVNRELYDAAAVDGARWHHRLWYVTLPAIRHTFVIVGVLGFIRGVRVFTEVYSSTGGGPGGATEVVMTYVYKAGFVQFDYGYASAVSCLLFLFTAVTTVTYLALRQRSKRHER; from the coding sequence ATGAAACGCAACGCGCGCGGGCTGGCCACACGCCATCCGATCGTGCCGTGGCTCTTCCTGTTGCCGGCCATTGCGGTGTTTGTCACGTTCAAGTTCGTGCCGATGCTGCGTGGGCTGGAGATGAGCTTCTACCAGGTGCACTTCGGCTCGGATTGGCAGTGGGTGGGGCTCGAGAACTTCGAGCGCGCCTTTGCCGACTCCGATCTGCATGCGGCTGTGGTGCAGACGGCGCTGTATGTGGCGGTGTCGGTCATCGCCTCCGCCGCGATCGCCTTCTTCCTGGCGCTGGCACTGGAAGGCCCGGCGCGCCATTTGCGCATCATCCGCACGGCGATGTTCCTGCCGGCCGTGACGAGCGCTGCCGTGGTCGCGCAGATCTGGCAGATCCTGCTGGCGCCCACGCCGGAGGGCATCGGCAACACGATCCTCGGCTGGTTTGGCGTGGCACCCGCAGGCTTCTTCTCCGACCCCGATCTCGCTCTCGGCTCGCTCATCGCCATGCAGATCTGGAAGACCGTGCCCTACGACATGATGATCTTCATCGCGGGCCTGACCGGCGTGAACCGCGAGCTGTACGACGCGGCCGCCGTGGATGGCGCACGTTGGCACCACCGCCTGTGGTACGTGACGCTGCCTGCCATCCGCCACACCTTCGTGATCGTGGGCGTGCTCGGTTTCATTCGCGGTGTGCGCGTGTTTACCGAGGTGTATTCGAGCACGGGCGGCGGCCCTGGCGGCGCTACCGAAGTCGTCATGACGTACGTCTACAAGGCCGGCTTCGTGCAGTTCGACTACGGCTATGCCTCTGCCGTGTCGTGCCTGCTGTTCCTCTTCACGGCGGTGACCACCGTCACCTACTTGGCCCTGCGGCAGCGGAGCAAACGTCATGAGCGCTAA